From the genome of Primulina eburnea isolate SZY01 chromosome 12, ASM2296580v1, whole genome shotgun sequence, one region includes:
- the LOC140808075 gene encoding probable inactive receptor kinase At5g58300, which translates to MPRIGKKPGVKLENLYYLRLSSLKLQMKLGFGTAVNLLLLLVISAVASSDLNSDKKALLQFAASVPHVRKLYWNSSNPICTSWIGITCSKDGTRVVAIHLPGIGLYGSIPDKTIGNLDALRVISLHTNFLDGNLPSDILSIPALRSVYLRKNNFSGGIPVSLSPGISVLDLSSNSFSGKIPNLELPRLRLLNLSYNSLDGSIPYALQKFPISSFIGNSHLCGPPLTYCSRLSPSPLSAPESSSSPEIVGSHRAASSIKLNTGAIAAIAVGGSFLLILLVLAILLRCRKKKSNSGGTRVIKTKASSIAKTENLKSEDFGSGVQEAEKNKLVFFQRCSYTFDLEDLLRASAEVLGKGSYGTAYKAILDEATTVVVKRLKEVGIGKKEFEQHLETLNGLGIHPNVLPLLAYYYSKDEKLLVYEYMPASSLCSALHGNRGAGRTPLDWDTRLNVALGAARGLAHIHSEGGTKFTHGNIKSSNILLTDGLDACVTDFSLGPLFNSIATKYRVAGYRAPEVIEAQKISQKSDVYSFGVLLLEILTGKSPIQYMGYDEVIDLPRWVRSVVREEWTAEVFDPELMKYQNIEEEMVQLLQIALSCVAKGVYMRPCMDDVVRMIEEIRGSEGDNRPSSEDNRSKDSNVQTP; encoded by the exons ATGCCAAGAATTGGCAAGAAACCAGGAGTCAAACTTGAAAACTTGTATTACCTGCGTCTATCCTCTCTGAAACTTCAAATGAAACTCGGGTTTGGAACGGCTGTGAATCTTTTGCTGTTACTTGTGATTTCGGCAGTGGCGAGTTCTGATCTTAACTCGGACAAAAAGGCTTTGCTTCAGTTTGCTGCTTCTGTACCACACGTCCGGAAACTTTATTGGAATTCGTCTAATCCCATATGCACTTCTTGGATTGGCATTACTTGCTCGAAAGATGGGACTCGAGTGGTTGCCATACATCTCCCTGGCATTGGTCTTTACGGCTCCATACCGGATAAAACTATTGGAAATCTTGATGCTCTTAGAGTAATCAGCTTACACACAAACTTTCTAGACGGAAATCTACCTTCTGATATTTTATCCATTCCTGCACTTAGATCAGTTTACCTTCGGAAAAATAACTTTTCAGGTGGCATTCCTGTATCCCTCTCCCCTGGTATTAGTGTTCTTGATCTGTCATCTAACTCTTTCTCAGGGAAGATACCGAATCTTGAGCTTCCAAGACTCAGGCTTCTGAATTTGAGCTATAACTCATTGGATGGTTCGATACCTTACGCCCTTCAGAAGTTTCCCATTTCTTCGTTTATAGGAAACTCTCATTTGTGCGGCCCTCCATTGACTTATTGCTCAAGATTATCTCCGTCCCCACTCTCCGCACCAGAAAGTTCTTCGTCTCCTGAAATTGTTGGAAGCCACAGAGCAGCCAGCTCTATAAAGCTTAATACAGGAGCTATTGCTGCAATTGCCGTTGGTGGTAGTTTTCTTCTTATTCTTCTAGTTTTGGCTATCTTACTCCGATGTAGGAAAAAGAAAAGTAATTCTGGCGGCACTCGTGTAATCAAAACTAAGGCGTCCAGTATTGCAAAGACAGAGAATTTGAAGTCCGAAGATTTCGGAAGTGGGGTTCAAGAAGCAGAGAAAAATAAGCTAGTTTTCTTCCAACGGTGTTCGTATACCTTTGATCTCGAGGATTTGCTCAGAgcatcagcagaagttcttggAAAGGGAAGCTACGGTACTGCCTATAAGGCGATTTTGGATGAAGCCACAACAGTTGTGGTGAAACGACTCAAGGAAGTGGGGATCGGAAAGAAAGAGTTTGAACAGCATTTGGAGACTTTGAATGGACTTGGGATCCATCCTAATGTTTTGCCTCTGCTTGCTTATTATTACTCCAAGGATGAGAAGCTTCTTGTTTACGAGTACATGCCTGCCAGTAGCTTGTGTTCTGCCTTGCATG GTAACCGAGGCGCTGGACGAACCCCACTAGATTGGGACACAAGGCTAAACGTTGCACTAGGAGCAGCAAGGGGACTAGCTCACATCCATTCAGAAGGTGGCACTAAATTTACTCATGGTAACATCAAGTCATCAAACATACTCCTCACCGATGGTCTAGACGCTTGTGTTACTGATTTCTCTTTAGGCCCTTTATTCAACTCTATTGCCACCAAATACCGAGTTGCTGGATACCGAGCACCAGAAGTGATCGAGGCTCAAAAGATCAGTCAAAAATCCGATGTTTATAGCTTTGGTGTACTCCTACTTGAGATTCTCACAGGAAAATCACCGATCCAATATATGGGGTACGATGAGGTGATCGATCTACCTAGATGGGTTCGTTCTGTTGTTCGTGAGGAATGGACAGCAGAGGTTTTCGACCCGGAGCTCATGAAGTACCAGAATATTGAAGAGGAGATGGTGCAGTTGCTGCAGATTGCGCTATCATGCGTGGCAAAGGGGGTGTATATGAGACCGTGTATGGACGATGTCGTGCGGATGATCGAGGAAATTCGAGGTTCGGAAGGGGATAATAGGCCATCATCCGAGGATAATCGGTCAAAAGACTCCAATGTGCAGACACCATGA